A part of Micromonospora chersina genomic DNA contains:
- a CDS encoding tyrosine-type recombinase/integrase has protein sequence MERVVGVPLAVKAWTLERYLHHWLTEVVLTPQDVRKLLTAKRQAGLSVRMVRYIHAVLRNALQNAVREGLVTHNVARLVQVETPDYEDGQGLAILQAQRLLETVRPTRWYSLYVLALMLGLRRGELLGLRWSDVDLDRKTLTVRQNLVRASGELRVGTPIEPRNLTRHFYSVRDRAGLPGIRFHDLRHTCLTLLFSLGTPPHIAQAIAGHSHVDVTMMIYVHSGMAEQTEALRKAG, from the coding sequence GTGGAACGGGTCGTGGGGGTCCCCCTGGCCGTCAAAGCCTGGACGCTGGAGAGGTACCTGCACCACTGGTTGACCGAGGTCGTGCTCACGCCGCAGGATGTCCGGAAGCTGCTGACTGCGAAGCGGCAGGCAGGGCTGTCGGTGCGAATGGTCCGGTACATCCACGCGGTGTTGCGTAACGCCCTGCAGAACGCCGTTCGGGAGGGGCTCGTCACCCACAACGTCGCCAGACTGGTCCAGGTCGAGACGCCCGACTACGAAGACGGCCAGGGCCTAGCCATTCTCCAGGCCCAACGGCTCTTGGAGACAGTCAGGCCAACCCGCTGGTACTCGCTCTACGTCCTGGCCCTCATGCTGGGCCTTCGACGCGGTGAGCTGCTTGGCCTGCGCTGGTCGGACGTCGACCTCGATAGAAAGACACTCACCGTCAGACAGAACCTCGTGAGAGCCAGCGGTGAGCTGCGGGTCGGTACGCCGATCGAGCCGCGGAACCTGACCCGGCACTTCTATAGCGTTCGCGATCGGGCGGGGCTGCCGGGCATCCGGTTTCACGATCTTCGGCACACGTGCCTGACGCTTCTGTTCAGCCTCGGGACGCCGCCCCACATCGCCCAGGCCATCGCGGGTCACTCACACGTGGATGTCACGATGATGATCTACGTACACAGCGGGATGGCCGAACAGACGGAGGCCCTGCGAAAAGCTGGGTGA
- a CDS encoding Type 1 glutamine amidotransferase-like domain-containing protein: MKLLLTSGGVTNPSIHSALVQLLGKPIAECHALCVPTAQWGHPMCGPTSVRGFVAAEPGFQYLSGLGWASLGVLELTALPTIGAERWVPWVREADVLLVDGGDATYLCHWMRESGLADLLPSLPHLVWVGVSAGSMVMTPRIGTYFVEWPSAPDDRTLGVVDFSIFPHLDAFPTNTLADAERWAADIGVPAYAIDEQTAIKVVDGVVEVVSEGQWKKFGS; this comes from the coding sequence GTGAAGCTCTTGCTGACGTCAGGCGGCGTCACGAACCCAAGCATCCACTCGGCGCTCGTGCAGCTCCTCGGCAAGCCGATCGCCGAGTGCCACGCCCTCTGCGTCCCGACAGCACAATGGGGTCACCCGATGTGCGGTCCGACATCGGTGCGGGGGTTCGTAGCCGCGGAGCCCGGGTTCCAGTACCTGTCCGGCCTGGGTTGGGCGTCGCTCGGCGTCCTCGAGCTCACCGCCCTGCCCACCATCGGCGCGGAGCGATGGGTGCCGTGGGTCCGGGAGGCCGACGTTCTCCTGGTCGACGGCGGCGACGCGACGTACCTGTGCCACTGGATGCGGGAGTCCGGGCTGGCCGATCTGCTGCCATCGCTGCCCCACCTGGTCTGGGTGGGAGTGAGTGCCGGAAGCATGGTGATGACGCCCCGGATCGGAACGTACTTCGTCGAGTGGCCGTCCGCGCCGGACGACCGCACCCTGGGAGTCGTCGACTTCTCGATCTTTCCGCACCTGGACGCCTTCCCGACGAACACCCTGGCCGACGCGGAGCGGTGGGCCGCCGACATCGGTGTCCCGGCCTACGCCATCGACGAACAGACGGCCATCAAGGTCGTCGACGGCGTGGTCGAGGTGGTCTCCGAAGGGCAATGGAAGAAGTTCGGGTCATAG
- a CDS encoding DMT family transporter: MGPALCLVSAACFGAMAIFGKFAYDAGVSPAALLLVRFSLAAALLGVVLLLRPGLRRAEPGEHRAVPTGRVLATAIALGAVGYAAQAGLFFSALRLMDASLLSLILYTYPVLVTVAAVLLGRDRLTPGRTAALLAASGGTLLVLLGAGGVSFHPVGALLAFGAAVTYTVYILVADTVVHRLPPVVLSALVMTGAAGTLGLGAALTGGVDLDFRPPGWFWLACIAVVSTVLAMLTFFAGLRRTGPSTAAILSTFEPVVTTALAALTLGESLSPVQLAGGALVLTSVAVLQVRPTGRARAGGPVTGDAAVGGSRPSTRLTEAGRL, encoded by the coding sequence ATGGGTCCGGCGCTGTGTCTCGTGTCCGCGGCGTGCTTCGGCGCGATGGCGATCTTCGGCAAGTTCGCGTACGACGCGGGCGTCTCACCGGCGGCCCTGCTGCTGGTGCGCTTCAGCCTGGCAGCCGCGCTGCTGGGCGTCGTCCTCCTCCTGCGGCCCGGCCTACGGCGGGCGGAACCGGGCGAGCACCGGGCCGTACCGACCGGCCGGGTGCTGGCGACCGCGATCGCGTTGGGCGCCGTCGGGTACGCGGCACAGGCCGGTCTGTTCTTCTCCGCCCTACGACTGATGGACGCCTCGCTGCTGTCCCTGATCCTCTACACCTACCCGGTCCTGGTCACCGTGGCGGCGGTGCTGCTGGGCCGGGACCGGCTGACGCCGGGGCGGACCGCCGCACTGCTTGCCGCATCCGGTGGAACCCTGCTGGTGCTGCTCGGCGCCGGCGGGGTGAGCTTCCACCCGGTCGGGGCGCTGCTGGCCTTCGGCGCCGCGGTCACCTACACCGTCTACATCCTCGTCGCCGACACCGTCGTACACCGCCTGCCACCCGTGGTCCTGTCCGCGCTGGTGATGACCGGGGCCGCCGGCACCCTCGGTCTCGGCGCCGCGCTCACCGGCGGGGTCGACCTCGACTTCCGCCCGCCGGGATGGTTCTGGCTGGCCTGCATCGCCGTCGTCTCCACCGTCCTGGCGATGCTCACCTTCTTCGCCGGCCTGAGGCGTACCGGCCCGTCGACCGCGGCCATCCTGTCGACCTTCGAGCCGGTGGTCACCACCGCACTGGCCGCGCTCACCCTCGGGGAATCACTGAGCCCGGTCCAGCTCGCGGGCGGCGCCCTGGTGCTCACCTCCGTGGCGGTCCTCCAGGTCCGCCCGACGGGCAGGGCGAGGGCTGGTGGCCCGGTCACGGGAGATGCCGCAGTCGGTGGGTCACGTCCATCGACGCGACTCACGGAAGCCGGGCGGCTATGA
- a CDS encoding LysR family transcriptional regulator: protein MVALDLRRLRFLREFEERGTLGAVAAALGYSPSTVSQQLALLEKETGARLFEKAGRGVRLTDAGRLLAGHARVLLSAAEAAEADLAALGGDVRGTVRAGGLQSAARRLLVPAVARMAADHPRVRAEIFELELEQALPGVRLGAVDLVIADEYDGHPRPRPAGLRFAVLHEEPLKVVLPAAHPLAAPGTPVPITALRSDVWTASAEGTGHHAMVVGTCRSLGGYEPDLRHRSSDADVQLELVRVGAAVALLPALTLPAGDPALAARDVAEAAVRRRLVIVTRDTPQPPALTAFLAAVTDQAGRITQGGSAPV from the coding sequence ATGGTCGCCCTGGATCTTCGCCGTCTCCGGTTCCTCCGGGAGTTCGAGGAGCGGGGCACGCTGGGAGCTGTCGCCGCCGCGCTCGGCTACAGCCCGTCGACCGTGTCCCAGCAGCTGGCCCTCCTGGAGAAGGAGACGGGTGCCCGGCTGTTCGAGAAGGCCGGGCGCGGCGTGCGGCTCACCGACGCCGGGCGGCTGCTGGCCGGGCATGCGCGGGTGCTGCTGTCGGCGGCCGAGGCGGCGGAGGCGGACCTGGCGGCGCTGGGCGGCGACGTCCGGGGCACCGTGCGGGCCGGCGGCCTTCAGTCGGCGGCCCGCCGCCTGCTGGTGCCCGCCGTGGCCCGCATGGCGGCCGACCATCCACGGGTACGCGCGGAGATCTTCGAACTCGAACTCGAACAGGCCCTGCCCGGCGTGCGGCTGGGCGCGGTCGACCTGGTGATCGCCGACGAGTACGACGGCCACCCCCGGCCACGACCGGCGGGGCTCCGCTTCGCGGTCCTGCACGAGGAACCGTTGAAGGTCGTCCTGCCGGCAGCCCATCCGCTCGCCGCGCCGGGGACGCCCGTCCCGATCACCGCGCTGCGGTCCGACGTCTGGACCGCCTCCGCCGAGGGGACCGGCCACCACGCCATGGTGGTCGGGACCTGCCGGTCCCTCGGCGGGTACGAGCCCGACCTGCGACACCGCTCCAGCGACGCGGACGTGCAACTCGAACTGGTCCGGGTCGGGGCGGCCGTCGCGTTGCTGCCGGCGTTGACCCTGCCGGCCGGCGATCCCGCCCTCGCCGCCCGGGACGTCGCCGAAGCCGCCGTCCGGCGCCGCCTGGTGATCGTCACCCGGGACACCCCGCAGCCTCCCGCACTGACCGCCTTCCTGGCGGCCGTGACGGACCAGGCCGGCAGGATCACGCAGGGTGGATCCGCGCCCGTCTAG
- a CDS encoding epoxide hydrolase family protein, with amino-acid sequence MAVKTQTLARATDIRPFTVEIPESELQALRQRIAATRWPDKQLVNDQSQGVPLETSQALARYWEKEYDWRKVEARLNSVPNFITEIDGLDIHFLHIRSRHEDALPLIVTHGWPGSIIEQLKIIGPLTDPTAHGGSASDAFHLVIPSMPGYGFSGKPTEPGWGPEHIARAWTELMKRLGYDRFVAQGGDWGALITNVMGVQAPPELAGIHTNMPSTVPPEIDALVQSDITGINNAMSKLPANLSDEERRACEQQDFFWKHSAYALIMATRPETLIGLADSPMALATFMCDHDAASLELICRAFAGQPGGLTRDDILDNITLTWLTNTGVSAARLYWENKLSFLGAKDVSVPAAVSVFPDELYQAPRSWAERAYPNLIHYNKLDRGGHFAAWEQPELLCDELRTAFRSLR; translated from the coding sequence GTGGCCGTCAAGACGCAGACCCTCGCCCGCGCCACCGACATCCGGCCGTTCACCGTGGAGATCCCCGAGTCGGAGCTCCAGGCGCTGCGACAGCGGATCGCGGCCACCCGGTGGCCCGACAAGCAACTCGTCAACGACCAGTCGCAGGGCGTGCCGCTGGAGACGAGCCAGGCGCTCGCCCGCTACTGGGAGAAGGAGTACGACTGGCGCAAGGTCGAGGCGAGGCTGAACTCGGTGCCGAACTTCATCACCGAGATCGACGGGCTGGACATCCACTTCCTGCACATCCGGTCCCGGCACGAGGACGCGCTGCCGCTCATCGTCACCCACGGCTGGCCCGGATCGATCATCGAGCAGTTGAAGATCATCGGTCCGCTCACCGATCCCACCGCACACGGCGGGTCCGCGTCGGACGCCTTCCACCTGGTGATCCCGTCGATGCCCGGCTACGGGTTCTCCGGCAAGCCCACCGAACCCGGCTGGGGGCCCGAGCACATCGCGCGTGCCTGGACCGAGCTGATGAAACGCCTCGGCTACGACCGGTTCGTCGCCCAGGGCGGCGACTGGGGCGCACTGATCACCAACGTCATGGGCGTGCAGGCGCCGCCGGAACTGGCCGGCATCCACACCAACATGCCGAGCACCGTGCCGCCCGAGATCGACGCCCTGGTCCAGTCCGACATCACCGGAATCAACAACGCGATGTCCAAGCTTCCGGCCAACCTCTCCGACGAGGAGCGGCGGGCCTGCGAGCAGCAGGACTTCTTCTGGAAGCACTCCGCCTACGCACTGATCATGGCGACACGTCCGGAGACGCTGATCGGTCTCGCCGACTCGCCCATGGCCCTGGCCACCTTCATGTGCGACCACGACGCGGCCAGCCTGGAGCTGATCTGCCGGGCCTTCGCCGGGCAGCCCGGCGGGCTCACCCGCGACGACATCCTCGACAACATCACGCTCACCTGGTTGACGAACACGGGCGTCTCCGCCGCCCGCCTCTACTGGGAGAACAAGCTCTCCTTCCTCGGCGCCAAGGACGTCTCCGTCCCCGCCGCCGTCAGCGTCTTCCCGGACGAGCTCTACCAGGCGCCCCGATCCTGGGCCGAGCGGGCCTATCCGAACCTCATCCACTACAACAAGCTCGACCGGGGCGGGCACTTCGCGGCCTGGGAGCAGCCGGAACTGCTGTGCGACGAACTCCGCACCGCCTTCCGGTCACTCCGCTAG
- the msrA gene encoding peptide-methionine (S)-S-oxide reductase MsrA produces MSDTQKAVLAGGCFWGMQDLIRKRPGVVHTRVGYTGGDVPNATYRNHEGHAEAIEIEFDPATLSYRDLLEFFFQVHDPTTKNRQGGDIGTSYRSAIFYCDDQQRQVAEDTIADVDASGLWPGKVVTEVTPAGPFWEAEPEHQDYLEKHPGGYTCHFPRPDWKLPRRGESRS; encoded by the coding sequence ATGAGCGACACGCAGAAGGCGGTCCTGGCCGGCGGCTGCTTCTGGGGCATGCAGGACCTGATCCGGAAACGTCCGGGCGTCGTGCACACCAGGGTCGGCTACACCGGCGGGGACGTGCCGAACGCGACCTACCGGAACCACGAGGGCCACGCCGAGGCGATCGAGATCGAGTTCGATCCCGCCACGCTCTCCTACCGCGACCTGCTCGAGTTCTTCTTCCAGGTGCACGACCCGACCACGAAGAACCGTCAGGGCGGCGACATCGGCACGAGCTACCGGTCCGCCATCTTCTACTGCGACGACCAGCAGCGACAGGTCGCCGAGGACACCATCGCCGACGTCGACGCCTCCGGCCTGTGGCCGGGGAAGGTGGTCACCGAGGTCACCCCGGCCGGCCCCTTCTGGGAGGCCGAGCCGGAACACCAGGACTACCTGGAGAAGCATCCCGGCGGCTACACCTGCCACTTCCCCCGGCCCGACTGGAAGCTCCCCCGGCGGGGAGAGAGCCGGAGCTGA
- the msrB gene encoding peptide-methionine (R)-S-oxide reductase MsrB yields the protein MSPEYRKNPEAVSRLSPEQYRVTQEGGTEPAFDNPYWDNKEPGIYVDVVSGEPLFASVNKFDSGTGWPSFTKPIEPRNVVEVRDSTLGMVRTEVRSAHGDSHLGHVFDDGPVEAGGLRYCMNSASLRFIRLDDLEREGYGEYRRLFEHSDGGRQR from the coding sequence GTGTCACCCGAGTATCGCAAGAACCCGGAGGCCGTCTCCCGGTTGTCGCCCGAGCAGTACCGGGTCACCCAGGAAGGCGGCACGGAGCCGGCCTTCGACAACCCGTACTGGGACAACAAGGAGCCGGGGATCTACGTCGACGTCGTGTCCGGCGAGCCCCTCTTCGCCTCCGTCAACAAATTCGACAGCGGCACCGGCTGGCCGTCCTTCACCAAGCCGATCGAGCCGAGGAACGTGGTCGAGGTGCGGGACTCCACCCTCGGCATGGTCCGCACGGAGGTCCGGTCGGCACACGGGGACAGCCATCTGGGCCACGTGTTCGACGACGGCCCCGTGGAGGCCGGCGGGCTGCGCTACTGCATGAACTCCGCCTCCCTCCGCTTCATCCGGCTCGACGACCTCGAACGCGAGGGTTACGGCGAGTACCGCAGGTTGTTCGAACATTCGGACGGGGGGCGACAGCGATGA
- a CDS encoding ribonuclease, with the protein MTDPEQSRRQQEQALERGEVYQDVEGRRTEDPAAGAANAHSEADRNVEHLRRGEVGPGVPEE; encoded by the coding sequence ATGACGGATCCGGAGCAGAGTCGGCGGCAGCAGGAGCAAGCGCTCGAGCGCGGCGAGGTGTACCAGGACGTCGAGGGTCGCCGCACCGAGGACCCGGCGGCGGGAGCCGCGAACGCCCACAGCGAAGCCGACCGCAACGTCGAGCACCTGCGCCGCGGCGAGGTCGGCCCGGGCGTCCCGGAGGAGTAG
- a CDS encoding glycoside hydrolase family 15 protein — translation MDDGYPAIEDHGLIGDLQTAALVTCDGTIDWFCAPRFDSPSIFASLLDRERGGFFRICPDETTYVTKQLYLPGTPILITRFISADGVAEVQDFMPVTGEKATEVHRLVRIVTMVRGSMRFRLECRPRFDYARERPRLERHRNGYVFRGSSASLTFNPVQPVRRLIAEEDMHLEDGDLIGFGTLNEGDTGGVVLETNSDMEPRAVPLEEVQGMFEWTRDYWRRWVERSRYTGRWREMVERSAITLKLMTYAPTGAMIAAPTAALPELVGGTRNWDYRYTWVRDTSFSVHALLGLGFTEEVGRYMDWLDERIREAGDHQAPLKIMYRVDGSSDLHEEILDHLEGYRGSRPVRIGNGAADQLQLDIHGEALFAMHVADEQGIRVSHQVWKSTVRLVDWLCHNWDQPDAGIWESRHHPRDYTFGRVMSWVALDRAIRLAGRTGRPGDIGCWTTQRNLIYDQVMARGYHRGRGSFVQAYGENVLDAALLSMPAVGFVTPSDPMWCRTLDAIERELVSDSLVHRYDPVHSPDGLPGHEGTFNMCTFWYAEALARSGRLDDARLTFEKMFTFSNHLGLYAEEIASTGEQIGNYPQAFSHLALINTALALNELLDVEAEARRRR, via the coding sequence GTGGACGACGGGTATCCGGCGATCGAGGACCACGGGCTGATCGGTGATCTCCAGACCGCCGCCCTGGTGACCTGCGACGGGACGATCGACTGGTTCTGCGCGCCCCGTTTCGACTCCCCCAGCATCTTCGCCAGCCTGCTGGACCGGGAGCGCGGCGGCTTCTTCCGCATCTGCCCCGACGAGACCACCTACGTGACCAAGCAGCTCTACCTGCCGGGCACCCCGATCCTCATCACGCGGTTCATCAGCGCCGACGGGGTCGCCGAGGTCCAGGACTTCATGCCGGTCACCGGCGAGAAGGCGACCGAGGTGCACCGCCTGGTGCGGATCGTCACCATGGTCCGGGGCAGCATGCGGTTCCGGCTGGAGTGCCGGCCCCGGTTCGACTACGCGCGGGAGCGGCCCCGCCTGGAACGGCACCGCAACGGGTACGTCTTCCGCGGCTCGTCCGCGTCGCTCACCTTCAACCCGGTCCAGCCGGTCCGCCGCCTGATCGCCGAGGAGGACATGCACCTGGAGGACGGCGACCTCATCGGGTTCGGCACCCTCAACGAGGGCGACACCGGCGGGGTGGTGCTGGAGACGAACTCGGACATGGAACCCCGGGCCGTCCCCCTCGAAGAGGTGCAGGGGATGTTCGAGTGGACCCGCGACTACTGGCGGCGGTGGGTCGAACGCTCCCGCTACACCGGCCGGTGGCGGGAGATGGTCGAACGGTCGGCCATCACGCTGAAGCTGATGACGTACGCGCCCACCGGCGCCATGATCGCCGCGCCGACGGCCGCGCTGCCCGAACTGGTCGGCGGCACGCGCAACTGGGACTACCGCTACACCTGGGTCCGGGACACGTCGTTCTCGGTGCACGCCCTGCTCGGTCTCGGCTTCACCGAGGAGGTCGGCCGGTACATGGACTGGCTCGACGAGCGGATCCGTGAGGCCGGCGACCACCAGGCCCCGCTGAAGATCATGTACCGGGTCGACGGCTCGTCGGACCTGCACGAGGAGATCCTCGACCACCTGGAGGGCTACCGCGGCTCCCGGCCCGTCCGGATCGGCAACGGCGCGGCGGACCAGCTCCAGCTCGACATCCACGGCGAGGCGCTGTTCGCCATGCACGTCGCCGACGAACAGGGCATCCGGGTCTCCCACCAGGTGTGGAAGAGCACCGTACGGCTCGTCGACTGGCTGTGCCACAACTGGGACCAGCCCGACGCCGGCATCTGGGAGAGCCGGCACCATCCCCGGGACTACACCTTCGGCCGGGTGATGTCCTGGGTGGCGCTGGACCGGGCCATCCGGCTCGCCGGCCGCACCGGCCGCCCCGGGGACATCGGCTGCTGGACCACCCAGCGGAACCTGATCTACGACCAGGTGATGGCGCGCGGCTACCACCGGGGCCGGGGCTCCTTCGTCCAGGCCTACGGCGAGAACGTCCTGGACGCCGCGCTGCTGTCCATGCCGGCGGTCGGCTTCGTGACGCCGTCGGATCCGATGTGGTGCCGCACCCTCGACGCCATCGAGCGGGAACTGGTCTCCGACAGCCTGGTCCACCGGTACGACCCGGTCCACTCCCCCGACGGGCTCCCCGGCCACGAGGGCACGTTCAACATGTGCACCTTCTGGTACGCCGAGGCGCTGGCCCGCTCCGGCCGCCTCGACGACGCCCGGCTCACCTTCGAGAAGATGTTCACCTTCAGCAACCACCTCGGCCTCTACGCCGAGGAGATCGCGTCGACCGGCGAGCAGATCGGCAACTACCCGCAGGCCTTCAGCCACCTCGCGCTGATCAACACGGCGCTGGCGCTCAACGAGCTGCTCGACGTCGAGGCGGAGGCCCGCCGCAGGCGCTGA
- a CDS encoding NAD(P)/FAD-dependent oxidoreductase has translation MTERYEVVVIGGGAAGLSGALMLARARRSVLVIDGGSPRNAPAEGVHGLLARDGMPPAELLARGRDEVRRYGGHLRDGQVETVTRDGEDFVVVPADGRPVRAARLLVATGLVDELPELPGLRERWGRDVVHCPYCHGWEVRDRPVGVLATGPLSVHQALLFRQWSDDVLFLRHTAPPLTDEQAEQLAARGVRVVEGEVASLEVVADRLVGVRLSDGRPVAREVLVAAPRMVARAGFLAALGLPAVAHPSGAGEHVPADPTGRTAVPGVWVAGNVTDPAAQVGAAAAAGALAAAAINGDLVAEETRRAVEAARPGGIHE, from the coding sequence ATGACCGAACGTTACGAGGTGGTGGTGATCGGCGGCGGCGCCGCCGGGTTGAGCGGGGCGCTGATGCTGGCCCGGGCGCGCCGGTCGGTCCTCGTGATCGACGGGGGCAGCCCGCGCAACGCCCCGGCCGAGGGGGTGCACGGGCTGCTGGCCCGCGACGGCATGCCCCCGGCGGAGCTGCTGGCACGCGGCCGGGACGAGGTCCGCCGGTACGGCGGGCACCTGCGGGACGGCCAGGTCGAGACGGTGACCCGCGACGGCGAGGACTTCGTGGTGGTGCCGGCCGACGGCCGACCGGTCCGGGCCGCCCGGCTGCTGGTGGCCACCGGCCTCGTCGACGAGCTGCCGGAACTGCCCGGCCTGCGCGAGCGGTGGGGCCGGGACGTGGTGCACTGCCCGTACTGCCACGGGTGGGAGGTGCGCGACCGGCCCGTCGGGGTGCTGGCCACGGGGCCGCTGTCGGTGCACCAGGCGCTGCTGTTCCGGCAGTGGAGCGACGACGTCCTCTTCCTGCGCCACACCGCGCCGCCGCTCACCGACGAGCAGGCGGAGCAACTGGCGGCCCGCGGCGTCCGCGTCGTCGAGGGCGAGGTCGCGTCGCTGGAGGTCGTCGCGGACCGGCTGGTCGGGGTACGCCTCAGCGACGGCCGGCCGGTCGCCCGCGAGGTGCTCGTCGCCGCTCCCCGGATGGTGGCGCGGGCCGGGTTCCTGGCGGCGCTCGGGTTGCCGGCGGTGGCGCACCCGTCCGGGGCCGGCGAACACGTCCCGGCCGACCCGACGGGGCGTACCGCGGTGCCCGGGGTGTGGGTGGCGGGCAACGTCACCGACCCGGCCGCCCAGGTCGGCGCGGCCGCGGCGGCGGGCGCCCTGGCGGCCGCCGCGATCAACGGCGACCTGGTGGCCGAGGAGACCCGCCGGGCGGTCGAGGCGGCGCGACCGGGTGGCATTCACGAATAA
- a CDS encoding helix-turn-helix domain-containing protein, with the protein MDDDLDRALDAVGPRLRALRRERETTLADLAAATGISVSTLSRLESGSRRPTLELLLPLARAHGVTLDELVGAPPTGDPRIHLRPVTRHGMTMLPLTRRPGGIQAYKLVIPAGGRPAEPTPQTHEGYEWVYVLNGRLRLVLGEHDLVLTPGEAAEFDTRVPHWFGPADAEAVEFLSLFGAQGERAHLRARPRDPARS; encoded by the coding sequence ATGGACGACGACCTCGACCGCGCGCTCGACGCGGTGGGCCCCCGGCTGCGCGCGCTGCGCCGCGAACGGGAGACCACCCTGGCGGACCTGGCGGCCGCCACCGGCATCTCGGTGAGCACCCTGTCCCGCCTGGAGTCCGGCAGCCGCCGCCCCACCCTCGAACTGCTGCTGCCGCTGGCCCGGGCGCACGGCGTGACGCTCGACGAGCTGGTCGGCGCCCCGCCCACCGGCGACCCGCGCATCCACCTGCGGCCGGTCACCCGGCACGGCATGACCATGCTGCCGCTCACCCGCCGGCCCGGCGGCATCCAGGCGTACAAGCTGGTCATCCCGGCCGGCGGGCGGCCCGCCGAGCCCACCCCGCAGACCCACGAGGGGTACGAGTGGGTCTACGTGCTGAACGGCCGGCTGCGGCTGGTCCTCGGCGAGCACGACCTGGTGCTCACCCCCGGCGAGGCGGCCGAGTTCGACACCCGGGTGCCGCACTGGTTCGGCCCCGCCGACGCCGAGGCGGTCGAGTTCCTCAGCCTCTTCGGCGCCCAGGGCGAACGCGCCCACCTCCGCGCCCGCCCCCGGGACCCCGCCCGGAGCTGA
- a CDS encoding acyltransferase family protein, with translation MTLTARPSAPPRTARRQNCFDALRLAAAGCVLVQHASTHLGAGFLWYRHGGALWFFDGVVAFFILSGGMVYASAERCRREGRPAREYLRNRFLRIVPALYLYFAVMSAALVALGIVSLGALRGTPFLAWAASNLALVPVYHPALFHGFGVGVVNGSLWTIPVEVSFYLLLPLLVWLAHRAGFRAMVAVAFTAGLTGTVLHAALGGPTTEVLGGKLLGVTFWPWLAFFVIGIAIGRAWPRLPQHGALAAGAALLYAAGTALRLRADADWSVVAAVATALPLAYLLFWVGHHGPAVLRRSTERLGDLSFGVYIWHMPVINVLLWSGLAGRLRDTVLVTVVIVVTGLLAYASWHLVEKPALRLKRYTSRPGALAG, from the coding sequence ATGACCCTGACCGCCCGGCCCAGCGCCCCGCCCCGCACCGCACGGCGGCAGAACTGCTTCGACGCACTCCGGCTGGCGGCCGCCGGCTGCGTCCTGGTCCAGCACGCCAGCACCCACCTGGGCGCCGGCTTCCTGTGGTACCGCCACGGGGGCGCCCTGTGGTTCTTCGACGGCGTCGTCGCGTTCTTCATCCTCAGCGGCGGCATGGTGTACGCCTCGGCGGAACGCTGCCGCCGGGAGGGCCGGCCGGCCCGGGAGTACCTGCGCAACCGGTTCCTCCGGATCGTCCCGGCGCTCTACCTGTACTTCGCCGTGATGTCCGCCGCGCTCGTCGCGCTGGGGATCGTGTCCCTCGGCGCGCTCCGCGGCACGCCGTTCCTGGCCTGGGCGGCCAGCAACCTGGCGCTGGTCCCCGTCTACCACCCGGCGCTGTTCCACGGATTCGGCGTGGGCGTGGTGAACGGCAGCCTCTGGACCATCCCGGTCGAGGTCAGCTTCTACCTGCTCCTGCCTCTCCTCGTGTGGCTCGCGCACCGGGCCGGTTTCCGCGCCATGGTCGCGGTCGCGTTCACCGCCGGGCTCACCGGCACCGTCCTGCACGCGGCGCTCGGCGGGCCGACCACCGAGGTGCTCGGCGGGAAGCTGCTCGGCGTGACGTTCTGGCCCTGGCTGGCCTTCTTCGTCATCGGCATCGCCATCGGCCGGGCCTGGCCGAGGCTCCCGCAGCACGGGGCGCTGGCCGCCGGCGCCGCGCTGCTGTACGCGGCCGGCACCGCGCTCCGCCTCCGGGCCGACGCGGACTGGTCCGTGGTGGCGGCCGTCGCCACGGCGTTGCCCCTGGCGTACCTGCTGTTCTGGGTCGGCCACCACGGCCCGGCGGTGCTGCGCCGGTCGACCGAGCGGCTCGGTGACCTCAGCTTCGGCGTCTACATCTGGCACATGCCGGTGATCAACGTGCTGCTGTGGTCGGGCCTGGCGGGACGGCTGCGCGACACCGTGCTGGTCACCGTGGTCATCGTGGTCACCGGCCTGCTCGCGTACGCCTCGTGGCACCTCGTGGAGAAGCCCGCGCTGCGGCTCAAGCGCTACACCTCCCGGCCCGGCGCGCTCGCCGGCTGA